One Sebaldella sp. S0638 DNA window includes the following coding sequences:
- a CDS encoding C-GCAxxG-C-C family protein, whose product MEKEINLGDIKKEAEKYYAEGDYYCSEAIVAVIKKYIDSNIPKEAIAMASGFPVGIGGSKCVCGAVSGGIISLGYFFGRTDPKDEQVNKTLELANELQQSFKDNHKVLCCKVLTKNMEMGSDIHMKQCVEFTGEIAKKTAEIIARELNIKTIE is encoded by the coding sequence ATGGAAAAAGAAATAAATTTAGGTGATATAAAAAAAGAGGCAGAAAAATATTATGCAGAAGGAGATTATTACTGCTCAGAAGCAATAGTTGCTGTTATAAAAAAATATATAGATAGCAATATACCAAAAGAAGCTATAGCGATGGCATCAGGTTTTCCAGTTGGTATTGGGGGATCAAAATGTGTTTGTGGTGCAGTCTCCGGTGGTATTATTAGTTTAGGATATTTTTTTGGTAGGACTGATCCTAAAGATGAACAGGTAAACAAAACATTAGAACTTGCAAATGAGTTACAACAAAGTTTTAAAGATAATCATAAAGTATTATGCTGCAAAGTTTTAACAAAGAATATGGAAATGGGTTCAGATATACACATGAAACAATGTGTAGAATTTACAGGGGAAATTGCTAAAAAAACTGCAGAAATAATTGCAAGAGAGTTAAATATCAAAACTATAGAATAA
- a CDS encoding metalloregulator ArsR/SmtB family transcription factor, with translation MVNIADQLKALSDETRLRIVNLLYDKELCVCDILKVLDITQTKASRHLAYLKNNGFVRDRKEAQWSHYALIKKENELLKVLVENYLRKESIYQEDLENLEKYFAVKKEKCAI, from the coding sequence ATGGTTAATATTGCGGACCAGTTAAAAGCTTTGTCAGATGAAACCAGATTAAGAATAGTTAATCTGTTATATGATAAGGAATTATGCGTGTGTGATATTTTAAAGGTTCTTGATATCACACAGACAAAAGCTTCAAGACATTTGGCATATCTGAAAAATAACGGTTTTGTCAGGGACAGAAAAGAAGCTCAATGGTCACATTATGCATTGATAAAAAAGGAAAATGAGCTATTAAAAGTATTAGTAGAGAACTATTTGAGAAAAGAAAGCATATATCAGGAAGATTTAGAAAATTTAGAAAAGTATTTTGCAGTTAAGAAAGAAAAATGTGCTATCTAA